GAATATCGTAACGAAAGTGAACGGTGAAATTCGTCAGGACGGCAATACGAAAGATATGGTCAAGAAAATTGATGATCTGATTGCAGAAATCTCTCAATATGTTGCACTACACCCAGGGGATATTATTGCGACAGGGACACCTAGCGGCGTAGGTGCAGGCATGAATCCACCTGTATACTTAAAGCGTGGGGATGAAATTAAAGTAACGATTGACGGTATCGGTACTTTACAGAATACAATCGGAGAATAGTATCCTTTTATTCATACAGTTATATAGGTACAAGTCCATCAATCTATGTTAAACTAATAACAGTATGAATATAAAGGAGTGAATTACATGGAAACAGGTATGTTTCATCTGCATATTTTAAGCTGGGTTGTTTTAATCATCGTTTTCTTTGCGGCATATTCTAATTTCTCTGATCGTTTAGGTCCTAGCAAATATTTCAAACCATTATTAATGGTTCAGCGATTGTTTGCATTACTTGTGATTATTAGCGGAATTATGATTTTTATGCAGTATATGAAAGTAGATTCAGCATTGTACGGTATTAAATTCCTATTAGGTTTAATTACTATCGGTTTAATGGAGATGACAATTGCGAAGAAGAAAAAGAAGAAACCTTCAAGAACATTCTTCTATCTCGTAGTATTATTCATCATCTTAACAATCGGTTTAGGTATCCATTTACCGATGGGACCAATTACAACAATGTTTAAGTAATGGTGGACGTGACTTGAGTGGTCACACACGCGTTATCTAACAGAAGACGGCAGGAAACATTTTATGTTTCTCGCCGTCTTTTATATTTGAATATTTTATGAACTCTTACATAAATGATAGTGAATTTAGTATAATCAATATAATAACTTAAGTGAGGGTATTCAAATGAAAAGAATTTCAATTTTATTGATGATAGTACTGCTATCATTCAGCGCACATCCTGCACAAGCAGCAAGTCAGGACGAAATGCGTATCTATAGTATTCTTACAGACAGATTTATGAATGGTGATGAAAATAATAATAAAGACATTCATAATGACGAAGACAATAACCTGCCATATGGCGGAGACTTTAAAGGTATCATCAATAAAGTAGACTATATTAAGAAGATGGGCTTTAATACGATTCATGTATCTCCGGTGTTTGACCATGAGAAGAATGACTATCTAGGGTATAAGATTAACAATTATAATCAAATCTCTAAAACGTTCGGTGGAGAGAAGGACTTCAAACAGCTCGTTTATCTCGCACATAAAAATGATATGAAGGTCATCGTGGACATGCCTGTTACAGCAACAGATGCATTTATTGCAGCAAAAGACACGAAGATGAATGCAATAGAGAAGTCGTATTACAAAGATACACCAATTATTGATTTAACGAATGAAGCAAATATTAAACGCTATAAGCAGCTGATGACGGACTTTGTAAATAAAACGAAAGTTGACGGATTATCCATGTACATGCTTCAGGATAATATCGATATATCAAAAGTATTCCCGGATAATGTTACGAAGATAGCTATTACGAATAGTGACGTGAAAGTAACTGGTTATGATTATATTCAGACAGGAAAGACATCTGAGCAGATCGCACAGTCATTCAAGAATGTCGATCAGAATATCCCAGAAGCATACAATAAAAAAGAGCTACTCGCAGCAGATAACTTCTTTACACCGCGTTTCACAAGCTATGCAGTAGCTGAAAATATGTTCCCGGGAACACGTATAAAACAGATGATGGGCTATCTGTTTGTGCAAAAGCAGCCCGTCAGCATGACTTACGGAACTGAGATTGCAATGAACGGGGAAAAACTTCCGGATACGCACCAGCTACTCGATTTTAGAACAGATAAAGAAGTGGTTGAATATTTAGAGCAGACGAGTGAAGTTTATCATAAGTATAAAGAAATGTTTGATGGTACTTCTAAAGTAATCTACAACGAAAAAGGTGAACAGCTTATCTATTTCGATACGGATAAAGTAGATTTCATCTATAATATTAACGATACAAGTAAATCTACGAACGTTAAACTGACGGACAAAGACATACCAGGCGATAAAATGCTGAGTGGATTACTTATCGGTGACAGAATCCATGTGAAAGACGGCAAGTTTAATTTGATAACGAACCGTGAAGAAACTGAGCTTTATGCGCTCATCCCACCACGTGGATTGAACTTAGGATATGTGATCGCATCACTATTAACCATTGTACTATTTACAGCATTTATCATCGGTGCAGCAAGAAACAGAAAGAAACACGTACGATAAAATAATCTTATAGATAGAGTGATACGAAGACAATCAGTGGATGCTGGTTGTCTTTTTTTATGGAAAGTGGCGCATAGAGTGGTGCGGGAAATAGGAACGGGAAGTAGGTACGGGTGCCCAAACAGAGCGCGGTATGTGCAGAAAGTGGCGTGGGCGCCCAAACGAAGCGCGGTACGTGCAAAAAGTGGTGTGGGCGCCCAAATGGAGCACGGTACGTGCAAAAAGTGGCGTGGGCGCCCAAAAAAAGCGCGGTAAGTGCAGAAATAGGCGTGAGCGCCCAAAAAAAGCGCGGTAAGTGCAGAAATAGGCGTGGGCGCCCAAATGGAGCGCGGTACGTGCAAAAAGTGGTGTGGGCGCCCAAACGGAGCGCGGTACGTGCAAAAAGTGGCGCGGGCGCCCAAACGGAGCGTGGTATGTGCAGAAAGTGGCGTGGGCGCCCAAACGGAGCGCGGTATGTGCAAAAAGTGGCGTGGGCGCCCAAACGAAGCGCGGTACGTGCAGAATAATATTAAAACGCCCAAACTGACAACAGTTCGGGCGTCTTCATTTTTCATACTTCATCTTTTATCATAAACTACTATTTCGCTTTATACCCGAGCATATTAATAATATCTTTCGGGCTGGAGTAATCTGGATGATAAGCAACTTCGATATCTTTAAAATCATAGATTGTTAATCCACCGATTATTGCAGTTGAGACAACATCGATTCTTTTATCAACACCGCTTTTTCCTGCTGCACTTGCTGATAATATTTTGCCTGTTGATTGTTCATAATAGACAGTCATAGTTAGAGGTGTACTGTATGGCATATATCCAGCCTTATATTTCTGGGTCTGAGAGACTTTTGCAATATTATCCATTTCTAGAACTAGTGTTTCTGGCAAACCTACTGATGCATATGTATGATCGAATAGTCGAAGAATATTGCTGCCAAGTAATCCTTTAAATGCTTCTTTATCTTTATGGAATAAGTTATGAGCAATAATCGAAGCCGCACGATGTGTTCCCCATGCAAGTGCAATTGTTGCTTTCTGATCTACGTGACGATAGAACGTTTCAATTGCATCACCAAGTGCAAAGATAGATGAGTTGCTCGTTTCAAAATATGGATTGACCTTTATATAACCTTTATTGTTGAGCTCGAGTGTATCACCGATAAACTTCGTGTTTGGCTTCAGTCCGAGTGCTGTAATGATGATATCAAATGTTTCGGTATCACCTGATTTAAAAGTGACAGTGCGCTCGTTAATACTGACAACCTCATCTTCTAGTTTCAGATTAATACCGTTATCTTCAAGTACTTGTGGAATCGTATCTGTAATATCCCGACTCATCTGTTTTAAGAAGTGACTGCTACGATGTACGAGGGTCACATCCAGCCCACGATGCTTTAAATTTTCTGCCATCTCGAGACTAATATATCCGCCACCTACTACTAGTGCGCGCTTCGCATTCATACGTCCGATATACTGGTCAATCTTATCCGTATCTTCTAGGTTGCGCAGCTGAAATACATGATCGTGTCTGTATAGATCTGGTACGACCTGACTTGCTCCAGGTGATAGAATCAAGTAATCATATGTATCGGTCTGTGTTTCATCAGTACGATGAT
Above is a window of Macrococcoides canis DNA encoding:
- a CDS encoding YisL family protein translates to METGMFHLHILSWVVLIIVFFAAYSNFSDRLGPSKYFKPLLMVQRLFALLVIISGIMIFMQYMKVDSALYGIKFLLGLITIGLMEMTIAKKKKKKPSRTFFYLVVLFIILTIGLGIHLPMGPITTMFK
- a CDS encoding CoA-disulfide reductase — its product is MKIIIVGAVAGGATVASQIRRLDADTEIVIYEKDRDMSYANCGLPYYIGETVGSRDNIVMATPDTFNDNRNIQVHTYHEVTRLFPEEKKIEIYNHRTDETQTDTYDYLILSPGASQVVPDLYRHDHVFQLRNLEDTDKIDQYIGRMNAKRALVVGGGYISLEMAENLKHRGLDVTLVHRSSHFLKQMSRDITDTIPQVLEDNGINLKLEDEVVSINERTVTFKSGDTETFDIIITALGLKPNTKFIGDTLELNNKGYIKVNPYFETSNSSIFALGDAIETFYRHVDQKATIALAWGTHRAASIIAHNLFHKDKEAFKGLLGSNILRLFDHTYASVGLPETLVLEMDNIAKVSQTQKYKAGYMPYSTPLTMTVYYEQSTGKILSASAAGKSGVDKRIDVVSTAIIGGLTIYDFKDIEVAYHPDYSSPKDIINMLGYKAK
- a CDS encoding alpha-amylase family protein; the encoded protein is MKRISILLMIVLLSFSAHPAQAASQDEMRIYSILTDRFMNGDENNNKDIHNDEDNNLPYGGDFKGIINKVDYIKKMGFNTIHVSPVFDHEKNDYLGYKINNYNQISKTFGGEKDFKQLVYLAHKNDMKVIVDMPVTATDAFIAAKDTKMNAIEKSYYKDTPIIDLTNEANIKRYKQLMTDFVNKTKVDGLSMYMLQDNIDISKVFPDNVTKIAITNSDVKVTGYDYIQTGKTSEQIAQSFKNVDQNIPEAYNKKELLAADNFFTPRFTSYAVAENMFPGTRIKQMMGYLFVQKQPVSMTYGTEIAMNGEKLPDTHQLLDFRTDKEVVEYLEQTSEVYHKYKEMFDGTSKVIYNEKGEQLIYFDTDKVDFIYNINDTSKSTNVKLTDKDIPGDKMLSGLLIGDRIHVKDGKFNLITNREETELYALIPPRGLNLGYVIASLLTIVLFTAFIIGAARNRKKHVR